A stretch of the Lactuca sativa cultivar Salinas chromosome 9, Lsat_Salinas_v11, whole genome shotgun sequence genome encodes the following:
- the LOC111888116 gene encoding nicotinamide/nicotinic acid mononucleotide adenylyltransferase, giving the protein MDVELPVDKLMLVPIEENASSHSNTKGKIHVVLVSTGSFNPPTFMHLRLFELARDALNAKGFNVVGGYMSPVNDAYKKKGLIPSEHRITMCQLVSKSSDFVMVDAWEAKQTSFQRSLTVLSRIRSFFSDNGLIPNASLKVMLVCGSDLLESFGIPGAWIPDQVRSICRDYGVVCIRREGQDIEKIISHIDILTEYRNNIQVVDEIVPNRISSTLVRDCILRGLSVKYLTSDEVIDYIKRNQLYTNQQQNV; this is encoded by the exons ATGGATGTTGAGTTACCAGTTGATAAGTTAATGTTAGTGCCCATTGAGGAAAATGCTTCATCACATTCCAACACAAA GGGAAAAATCCATGTAGTTTTGGTATCCACAGGAAGCTTCAATCCTCCTACATTCATGCATTTACGCCTTTTTG AATTGGCAAGAGATGCTCTTAACGCAAAAGGATTCAATGTGGTTGGAGGTTATATGTCGCCTGTAAACGATGCATACAAAAAAAAG GGTCTCATACCATCTGAACACCGTATTACAATGTGCCAATTAGTTAGCAAAAGTTCTGATTTTGTAATGGTGGATGCATGGGAG gcaaaacaaacttcattTCAACGCTCATTGACTGTGTTGTCAAGAATCAGAAGCTTCTTTTCTGATAATGGACTCATACCtaatg CATCTTTAAAGGTGATGCTTGTTTGTGGCTCTGATCTGCTAGAATCATTTGGCATTCCTGGAGCTTGGATACCTGACCAG GTGAGGAGTATATGCAGAGATTATGGTGTTGTTTGTATCCGTAGAGAAGGTCAAGACATTGAGAAAATCATCTCACACATAGACATTTTGACAGAATACAGG AATAACATCCAAGTGGTTGATGAAATAGTTCCAAACCGTATTAGCTCAACTTTAGTAAG AGATTGCATTTTGCGGGGTTTGTCAGTGAAGTATTTGACATCAGATGAAGTTATTGATTACATCAAACGAAACCAGCTCTACACAAACCAACAACAAAACGTGTAG
- the LOC111888115 gene encoding uncharacterized protein LOC111888115, which yields MMAGKLRVFLFLLAVALSLTSHSSSHNFTLDDDPIDSDVLGAILVSRIFLIFSYLFVFFFEQGVEDLLHGSMMAGKFIVFLFLALAPTSHLQFHNFSVDVTIDSGVLGAILVLPIFLIFSYLFVFFFEQGVEDLLYGSIMAGKFIIFLFLLTVALAPTSHSSFDNFSVDVTIDSGVLGAILVLRIFLIFSYFFVFFFEQGVEDLYDEEDYSLPTTHQQIAVLSSEVDIQDENAGGDFTSVSLTSSSCLSKQGDKDFATWPHRNVEDHIGIDCKSARGSSQQTSGSLELGISASYNPKVGSDAVFEVNSVKKLDPRESDALALNQSSECCILVKPKQLKFDEMDGCNSNKGSSLLSRIRELLGNPSMDMDSASLKDDKSSEQQLKSAMIRSHEDFDACTSTETMNIDLDLDLNPLVEESLLPKNRMVNPKVSLHDAAAAVYCEAAFTEVERAASESDQTSNGDVEDFYYEDMDISTSTDYEDMDISTSIDYEDMDISTSTDYDSVTIADYSYPTQQQTDDSLPPFNTWQTKHFCSSPVDLGNLWDRSTSTTENPLTSFLPHPQKQAAAVWPGRRGDIKVKALVAAKAAKIRQEKQENERNWKKEAFRMEIARRKKRKKQKEGKEKKSRRKWFLEA from the exons ATGATGGCAGGAAAACTCAGGGTTTTCTTGTTCCTTCTCGCAGTCGCACTTTCACTGACTTCACACTCATCATCCCACAACTTTACTCTCGACGACGACCCGATTGATTCTGATGTTTTGGGGGCGATATTAGTATCgcgaattttcttgattttttcttacctttttgtttttttcttcgAACAGGGAGTTGAAGACTTACTTCATGGATCGATGATGGCAGGAAAATTCATAGTTTTCTTGTTCCTCGCACTTGCACCGACTTCACACTTACAATTCCACAACTTTAGCGTCGACGTTACTATTGATTCTGGTGTTCTTGGGGCGATATTAGTATTGCcaattttcttgattttttcttacctttttgtttttttctttgaaCAGGGAGTTGAAGACTTACTTTATGGATCGATAATGGCAGgaaaattcataattttcttGTTCCTTCTCACAGTCGCACTTGCACCGACTTCACACTCATCATTCGACAACTTTAGTGTCGACGTTACTATTGATTCTGGTGTTCTTGGGGCGATATTAGTATTgcgaattttcttgattttttcttacttttttgtttttttctttgaaCAGGGAGTTGAAGATTTGTATGACGAGGAGGATTATTCTTTACCAACAACACATCAGCAAATTGCTGTGCTCTCTAGCGAG GTTGATATTCAGGATGAAAATGCTGGTGGTGATTTTACAAGTGTCTCCCTTACTTCAAGTTCATGTTTATCCAAACAAGGAGACAAGGATTTTGCTACGTGGCCACATAGGAATGTTGAAGACCACATAGGAATCGACTGCAAATCTGCTAGAGGTTCAAGTCAACAAACTAGTGGGTCCTTAGAACTGGGCATCTCTGCTTCTTACAATCCAAAAGTTGGATCAGATGCAGTCTTTGAAGTAAATTCTGTAAAGAAGTTGGATCCTAGGGAATCAGATGCTTTAGCCTTAAACCAATCTTCTGAGTGCTGTATTCTTGTTAAACCTAAGCAACTGAAGTTTGATGAAATGGATGGATGCAATTCAAATAAAGGTAGCAGTCTGCTTTCCAGGATTAGAGAACTGTTGGGCAATCCCTCAATGGATATGGATTCTGCTTCATTAAAAGATGATAAATCCAGTGAGCAGCAGTTGAAGTCTGCAATGATACGTTCTCATGAGGATTTTGATGCGTGTACAAGTACAGAGACAATGAATATCGATTTGGACTTGGATCTGAATCCATTGGTGGAGGAGAGTTTGCTTCCCAAGAACAGAATGGTGAACCCTAAGGTTTCCCTGCATGATGCTGCTGCTGCTGTTTACTGTGAG GCAGCATTTACTGAAGTGGAAAGAGCGGCTTCTGAATCTGATCAAACAAGCAATGGTGATGttgaagacttttattatgaggATATGGATATTTCAACCAGCACTGATTATGAGGATATGGATATTTCAACCAGCATTGATTATGAGGATATGGATATTTCAACTAGCACTGATTATGATTCGGTGACCATAGCGGATTATTCTTATCCAACACAGCAGCAAACTGACGATTCGCTTCCTCCCTTTAATACTTGGCAAACAAAGCATTTTTGTTCATCTCCTGTTGATTTGGGAAATCTCTGGGACAGGTCAACATCGACTACAGAGAATCCGTTAACATCATTTCTTCCACATCCACAAAAACAAGCAGCTGCAGTTTGGCCAG GTAGGAGAGGAGACATTAAAGTGAAGGCGTTAGTGGCAGCTAAGGCTGCAAAAATACGCCAAGAAAAACAGGAGAATGAGAGGAACTGGAAGAAAGAAGCATTTCGGATGGAGATAGCGAGgcgcaaaaaaagaaaaaagcagAAAGAAGGGAAGGAAAAAAAAAGCAGGAGGAAATGGTTCCTAGAGGCCTGA